In Rhodanobacter denitrificans, a single window of DNA contains:
- a CDS encoding tyrosine-type recombinase/integrase has product MTELIVSLLALPQALPPALSGCVGTNRAPASVARQIAANDDVAAIGLWLAEYHDSPHTFRSYHKEAERLLLWATQVRGKPVSSLTREDVIAYEAFLAHPPATWCDDGLARRGEHRRLFVGPLAERSRRQALGILAGLFNYLVRAGYLAGSPFVLQRRRARRGTRRTIERYLDRALWEDVLRIVDGWPQDTSRERQRYERVRWILRFLYETALRAAEAAATGESDFQQLRGRWWLHTVGKGGVEGTIPLSDGLMVDFARYRRFYGLPPIPAMEGKIPAILGIAGRPSPLTSTAVYQIVKDAFRRVADTLQKEDCAKATRLRRASTHWLRHTAATHQAEDGTPIHHIQQNLRHSSIGTTSIYIHAEEDARHASTTKTRSETSAPPGDVP; this is encoded by the coding sequence ATGACTGAGCTGATAGTGAGTCTTTTGGCGTTGCCCCAAGCCTTGCCGCCCGCCCTGTCCGGTTGCGTCGGCACCAATCGCGCACCGGCCAGCGTGGCGCGGCAGATTGCGGCCAACGACGACGTGGCCGCGATCGGCTTGTGGTTGGCGGAATATCACGACTCGCCACATACCTTCCGCAGTTACCACAAAGAAGCCGAGCGGCTGTTGCTCTGGGCCACGCAAGTACGGGGCAAGCCGGTGTCGAGCCTCACCCGCGAGGACGTGATCGCCTACGAAGCCTTCCTCGCGCATCCGCCTGCTACCTGGTGCGACGACGGCCTGGCGCGTCGCGGTGAGCATCGGCGACTCTTCGTCGGTCCGTTGGCCGAGCGCAGCCGCCGCCAAGCGTTGGGCATTCTGGCGGGACTGTTTAATTATCTCGTACGCGCCGGCTATCTCGCTGGCAGTCCGTTTGTGCTGCAGCGACGACGGGCGCGCCGCGGAACCCGGCGCACCATCGAGCGCTATCTGGACCGCGCTCTCTGGGAGGACGTACTGCGGATCGTCGATGGCTGGCCGCAAGACACTTCGAGGGAGCGGCAACGCTACGAACGCGTTCGGTGGATCCTTCGTTTCCTCTATGAAACCGCACTGCGGGCCGCCGAAGCGGCGGCCACCGGCGAAAGTGATTTCCAACAACTCCGTGGGCGGTGGTGGCTACACACCGTGGGCAAAGGCGGCGTTGAGGGCACGATTCCGCTGAGCGATGGTCTCATGGTGGATTTCGCACGCTATCGACGCTTTTATGGATTGCCACCAATACCTGCGATGGAGGGCAAGATACCGGCCATTCTCGGTATCGCCGGAAGGCCGTCTCCGTTGACGTCTACCGCGGTCTACCAGATCGTCAAGGACGCCTTCCGACGCGTGGCCGATACGTTGCAAAAGGAGGATTGTGCCAAAGCCACGCGTCTGCGGCGGGCATCAACACACTGGCTGCGGCATACAGCCGCCACGCACCAAGCCGAGGACGGCACACCGATTCACCACATCCAACAGAACCTGCGCCACAGCTCTATTGGCACGACGTCGATCTACATTCATGCGGAAGAAGATGCACGGCATGCCAGCACCACGAAAACACGCAGCGAGACATCCGCTCCCCCAGGAGACGTGCCATGA
- a CDS encoding DNA-binding protein: protein MSRISDTRQRTREAAAQLVADGKRPHEITVDQIYAAIQQGSRTTINDELKLWKGDRTKVDALGADLPAAVADAMEALWVAAVEQGQAVFAEQSGALETALAEADQQRNAAAQERNIALATVAALSEQCETLRHQVAAQQARAETEIGAKNQALQDGQELQQRLMALQAETAEQIERIRRAQTEQAEEFQALIASRDAAFQAERDIASGRLEVAQARMLQEIDAAREGQRRAEQQAGKTRERLEQQQASLAELRLEAGHHRRELAERDTRLEALAATVADRDRMAVELAAARGQLDGLGTAMRSLETRATTAESRISALLAERMSPAMPRKKQGKQRDA, encoded by the coding sequence ATGAGCCGCATCAGTGACACCCGCCAACGTACCCGCGAAGCCGCTGCGCAGCTCGTTGCCGACGGGAAGCGGCCCCACGAAATCACCGTCGATCAAATCTACGCCGCCATCCAGCAAGGCAGCCGTACGACGATCAATGACGAGCTAAAACTGTGGAAAGGCGATCGCACGAAGGTTGACGCCCTCGGTGCTGATCTCCCGGCCGCCGTGGCCGATGCCATGGAGGCTCTGTGGGTAGCCGCTGTCGAGCAGGGCCAAGCGGTGTTTGCCGAACAGAGTGGCGCCTTGGAAACTGCCTTGGCGGAGGCCGACCAGCAACGGAATGCAGCCGCGCAAGAGCGCAACATAGCACTGGCGACGGTGGCAGCACTGAGTGAACAATGTGAAACACTCCGGCATCAAGTCGCCGCGCAGCAAGCGCGAGCAGAGACTGAGATTGGCGCGAAGAACCAAGCTCTCCAGGATGGGCAGGAACTACAACAAAGACTCATGGCTTTGCAGGCTGAAACCGCTGAACAAATCGAACGTATCCGGCGAGCTCAAACCGAGCAGGCTGAGGAGTTCCAAGCCTTGATAGCGAGTCGGGATGCGGCTTTTCAGGCCGAACGCGATATAGCGAGCGGACGGCTGGAAGTCGCCCAAGCCCGAATGCTGCAGGAGATCGATGCAGCTCGCGAAGGTCAGCGCCGCGCAGAACAGCAGGCCGGCAAAACGCGAGAGCGGCTGGAGCAACAGCAGGCCAGTTTGGCGGAGCTGCGCTTGGAAGCAGGACATCACCGTCGTGAACTGGCCGAACGTGATACCCGCTTAGAGGCATTGGCCGCTACTGTCGCGGATCGCGATCGGATGGCGGTCGAACTGGCCGCGGCTCGCGGGCAATTGGATGGACTGGGAACGGCGATGCGATCGCTGGAAACTCGGGCGACCACGGCCGAATCGCGTATCAGTGCGCTACTGGCAGAACGGATGTCGCCAGCAATGCCTCGGAAAAAACAGGGCAAGCAGCGCGACGCGTAG
- a CDS encoding Mov34/MPN/PAD-1 family protein, whose translation MLASLIGDNPCAWGGQVLIEARVLITISRHRQDAPRKAEAGGILLGQRRGIHLHVVEATEPAPKDRRGRTHFDRSPAAHQEIATARWHRSGGTVDYVGEWHTHPEDMPRPSRIDQEAWQAIYRSRAPVPMIFIIAGMSGRHWVGLGQHDALHEIRFA comes from the coding sequence ATGCTCGCCTCGCTGATTGGCGACAATCCATGTGCCTGGGGTGGTCAAGTGCTGATCGAGGCACGGGTGCTGATCACCATCAGTCGCCATCGCCAAGACGCACCACGAAAAGCCGAGGCCGGAGGCATTTTGCTCGGGCAACGCCGGGGCATCCACTTGCACGTGGTCGAAGCAACAGAGCCAGCACCGAAGGATCGCCGCGGACGCACCCATTTCGACCGATCGCCGGCGGCCCATCAAGAGATCGCCACCGCGCGATGGCATCGAAGTGGCGGCACAGTCGACTATGTCGGGGAATGGCACACCCATCCCGAAGACATGCCGCGTCCGTCGCGAATTGATCAGGAGGCGTGGCAGGCGATCTACCGTTCAAGAGCACCGGTTCCCATGATTTTCATCATTGCGGGTATGTCGGGGCGTCATTGGGTTGGATTGGGCCAGCATGACGCCCTACATGAGATCCGCTTCGCCTAG
- a CDS encoding ThiF family adenylyltransferase, whose protein sequence is MRIRLTIRDWDFVHYPTVQVLEAPSGLSGLLPHIDADRGLCYLASGSVVLDRFHPEHAIVQCLDLARLELDRLLTGPVYRQNEFQSEFGANWNIGQRPLPWTVLLGSIHPDSDLASALLVGPPDERMLAISSLPEEIARWCAVRGWPAPVEAALTCWIVRSDQAPTLPQNALPGTIGEMFAWIKAWDTRAYAAIQRILGRPDYLARPHVMFLLQCRAGWFGFDMTLDASKRQVFRRKPSYMRQSLHGRGSSRSISRVAVQEIGPSFVHSRNLTYHSLQDRRITVIGCGAIGGYLAQALARLGAGTGAGQLTLIDPDRLRAENLGRHWLGYDSLFLPKAEAVQRRLQQEFPTINVMACPREANWHDDLCGDLIIDATGEEALSEALNCHRLQVDSAVRPPLLHVWIVGNGDCAQALWVDTPKFACYRCLRCNDGARTPRFPVMNHPVEQRNLGCHAFTPFAVSAPMSAAALASDLVIDWMRGDPSPRFRTRTTESADIRKLKPQNLTPLTGCPACSPR, encoded by the coding sequence GTGCGAATTCGCCTGACGATACGCGATTGGGACTTCGTGCACTACCCGACCGTTCAGGTGCTGGAGGCGCCATCTGGCCTCAGTGGCTTGCTCCCGCACATCGACGCCGATCGGGGACTGTGCTACCTCGCGAGCGGCAGTGTGGTCTTGGACCGTTTCCACCCGGAACACGCCATCGTTCAATGCTTGGACTTGGCCCGTCTGGAGCTCGACCGGTTACTCACAGGACCGGTCTATCGACAGAACGAATTTCAATCGGAGTTCGGGGCCAACTGGAACATCGGTCAGCGACCGTTGCCTTGGACGGTGCTCCTCGGCTCGATTCACCCGGACTCCGATCTCGCCAGCGCGTTGCTGGTGGGGCCGCCCGATGAGCGCATGTTGGCGATCAGCAGTCTTCCGGAGGAGATCGCGCGATGGTGCGCCGTGCGGGGTTGGCCGGCGCCCGTCGAGGCAGCGCTGACATGCTGGATCGTGCGCAGCGATCAGGCGCCAACATTGCCACAGAACGCCCTGCCGGGAACCATCGGCGAAATGTTCGCGTGGATCAAGGCCTGGGACACGCGCGCGTATGCAGCGATCCAGCGCATCTTGGGCCGGCCGGATTACCTTGCCCGGCCGCATGTCATGTTTCTGCTGCAATGCCGGGCCGGCTGGTTCGGCTTTGATATGACCTTGGATGCCAGCAAACGACAGGTCTTCCGGCGCAAGCCATCCTATATGCGCCAGAGCTTGCACGGCCGAGGCAGCTCCCGCTCCATCAGTCGCGTGGCTGTCCAGGAGATTGGTCCGAGCTTTGTTCATAGCCGCAACCTCACCTACCACTCCCTCCAGGACCGACGCATTACCGTGATCGGCTGCGGCGCGATTGGCGGCTACCTCGCGCAGGCCTTGGCACGGCTGGGCGCCGGCACCGGCGCTGGCCAGTTGACGCTGATCGATCCGGATCGACTTCGGGCCGAGAACCTCGGTCGACACTGGCTGGGGTACGACAGTCTCTTTCTGCCCAAAGCCGAGGCGGTGCAGCGGCGCCTTCAGCAGGAGTTCCCCACCATCAATGTGATGGCCTGTCCGCGGGAAGCGAATTGGCACGATGACCTGTGTGGGGACTTGATCATCGACGCCACCGGCGAAGAGGCGCTTAGCGAAGCGCTGAACTGCCATCGCTTGCAGGTCGATTCTGCAGTGCGCCCTCCTCTGTTGCATGTGTGGATCGTAGGTAACGGCGACTGCGCCCAGGCGTTGTGGGTTGATACCCCGAAATTCGCCTGCTATCGGTGCCTACGCTGCAATGACGGTGCGCGCACGCCCCGATTCCCGGTGATGAATCACCCGGTGGAACAGCGCAACTTGGGATGTCACGCCTTCACACCCTTTGCGGTGTCCGCCCCCATGTCGGCCGCTGCCTTGGCGAGTGACCTGGTGATCGACTGGATGCGTGGCGATCCCTCCCCTCGCTTTCGCACTCGCACCACTGAAAGCGCCGACATCAGGAAGCTCAAACCACAAAATCTGACGCCGCTGACGGGGTGCCCGGCATGCTCGCCTCGCTGA
- a CDS encoding LysR family transcriptional regulator, with protein MPPPVPDLNLLRTFVAVAAVGSFTAAAERLGVTRPQVSQQIRKLESALATQLLRRTTRRVGLTQEGRFLYERCAPLLGDIDSSLERLGNTQPELSGTLRIGAPIDHAAQVIAPVAAEFSRAHPLLKIDLRASDHIQDLIAEGIDVSIRIGWLPDSSMRVTKLADFHQVVLASAGYLARSRPIVAPSDLANQQWIELSLLRAPLTWTFERDGEKVPVRMSARLKTDSPTVLRSWLMAGAGISVASLHAFSRELSEGVLVRVLPDWQLPSGGIFAVYPPGTHISSSSRTFVEFLRTRMHAAR; from the coding sequence ATGCCGCCACCCGTCCCGGACCTTAATCTCCTCCGCACCTTCGTCGCAGTGGCCGCCGTCGGCAGCTTCACAGCCGCTGCGGAACGACTGGGGGTGACCCGGCCACAGGTGAGTCAGCAGATTCGAAAACTCGAGTCGGCCCTGGCTACCCAGCTGCTACGACGCACCACGCGACGGGTGGGCCTGACGCAAGAGGGACGTTTTCTCTACGAACGATGCGCGCCTTTACTGGGCGACATCGACAGCAGCCTGGAGCGGCTGGGGAACACGCAACCCGAGCTGTCGGGGACGCTGCGCATCGGCGCACCGATCGACCATGCCGCGCAGGTCATCGCCCCCGTGGCTGCCGAGTTCTCGCGCGCACATCCCTTGCTGAAGATCGACCTGCGCGCCTCCGACCACATCCAGGACCTGATCGCCGAGGGCATCGACGTGTCGATCCGCATCGGCTGGCTGCCGGATTCCAGCATGCGGGTGACCAAGCTCGCCGACTTCCATCAGGTCGTGCTGGCGTCAGCCGGCTATCTCGCGCGCAGCCGTCCGATCGTCGCGCCGAGCGACCTCGCCAATCAGCAATGGATCGAGTTGTCCTTGCTCCGCGCCCCCTTGACGTGGACATTCGAACGCGATGGGGAAAAGGTTCCGGTGCGCATGTCGGCGCGCCTCAAAACCGATTCCCCGACCGTGCTTCGTTCATGGCTGATGGCGGGCGCAGGCATTTCCGTCGCGAGTCTTCACGCCTTTTCTCGCGAACTGTCGGAAGGAGTGCTGGTTCGCGTCCTGCCGGATTGGCAGCTACCCTCCGGCGGCATCTTTGCCGTGTATCCGCCCGGCACCCACATATCGTCCTCAAGCCGAACGTTCGTCGAGTTCCTGCGCACCCGGATGCACGCAGCGCGCTGA
- a CDS encoding PepSY domain-containing protein has product MRKSLLVSSSLALCAMAFSTIAAATPADLAAQAHVKMAEARSIALKASPGKIVKEELEKESGGSGLRYSFDITAAGVTHEIGVDAKDGKILENSIDNGND; this is encoded by the coding sequence ATGCGCAAGTCCCTGCTCGTCAGCTCGTCCCTTGCACTGTGTGCCATGGCGTTTTCAACCATCGCCGCCGCTACTCCTGCAGATCTGGCGGCACAGGCCCACGTCAAGATGGCCGAGGCGCGTAGCATCGCCCTGAAAGCTTCTCCCGGAAAGATTGTCAAGGAAGAACTTGAAAAAGAGTCGGGCGGAAGCGGCCTGCGCTATTCCTTCGACATCACCGCAGCCGGTGTTACTCACGAGATCGGGGTAGACGCCAAAGACGGCAAGATTTTGGAAAACTCCATCGACAACGGCAACGATTAA
- a CDS encoding NAD(P)-dependent oxidoreductase yields MKIALIGASGFLGSAIRDEALARGHQVTGLVHHPDRLAAASGLTVLKSDAFDTPALAAQLAGNDVVISAFSGHASEDVYGYYMRGIRSIIAAAKRAGVPRLMLVGGAGSLEIEPGQLLIDSPTFPADWRPTAEGARDALALLREDSDINWTVLAPPPAIQPGERTGQYRVGKDNVLFGANGPSDISTQDFAMAFIDEVENPRHPRARFTVAY; encoded by the coding sequence ATGAAAATTGCCCTTATCGGTGCCAGCGGCTTCCTTGGGTCGGCAATCCGCGACGAAGCCCTCGCCCGTGGCCATCAGGTCACCGGTCTTGTCCACCATCCGGATCGCCTTGCGGCCGCCTCTGGCCTGACCGTGCTCAAATCGGACGCGTTCGATACGCCGGCGCTGGCAGCGCAACTGGCCGGAAACGACGTCGTGATCAGTGCCTTCAGCGGACACGCCAGTGAAGACGTGTATGGCTACTACATGCGCGGCATCCGCTCGATCATCGCGGCGGCCAAGCGCGCAGGCGTGCCGCGCCTGATGCTCGTCGGCGGCGCCGGCAGCCTGGAGATCGAGCCGGGCCAGTTGCTGATCGACTCGCCGACCTTCCCCGCCGACTGGCGCCCCACGGCCGAAGGCGCGCGGGATGCGCTTGCCTTGCTGCGGGAAGACAGCGACATCAACTGGACGGTACTCGCCCCGCCGCCGGCGATCCAACCGGGCGAGCGCACGGGCCAATACCGGGTCGGCAAGGACAATGTGCTGTTCGGAGCCAACGGTCCGAGCGACATCTCGACCCAGGACTTCGCGATGGCGTTCATCGACGAGGTCGAGAACCCTCGCCATCCGCGAGCGCGTTTCACCGTGGCTTACTGA
- a CDS encoding copper resistance system multicopper oxidase — protein sequence MNLFSPPPADLSRRRFVQGVAIGGAVAGLGLLRPSNVWALTNPGHPTVLSGTDFALDIAETPVNYTGATRLATTVNGGIPGPILRWKEGTTVNLRVTNRLRVPTSIHWHGIILPFQEDGVPGISFDGIAPGETFLYQFKVRQSGTYWYHSHSGFQEQTGLYGPLVIEPAGPDRHPTDRDYVVMLNDWTDENPERIFAKLKKQSDYYNFAQPTVPDFFRDVREKGLSQALAMRKMWNEMRMNPTDFGDVSGYTYTYLMNGAAPAGNWTGIFKPGEKLRLRFINGSAQTIFDVRIPGLKMTVISADGQDIEPVSVDEFRISVAETYDVIVEPQEERAYTLFAQSIDRSGYARGTLAPRAGMEAEVPKPDPIQWLAMDDMMGAMAMGGSGHGSMQGMSGMSGMQGMAGMDHGAMPGMTDPAPPVVRHARTEYGPGVDMHVDMPRTNLDDPGIGLRDNGRRVLTYADLHTIGGPIDAREPTREIELHLTGNMERFIWSFDGVKFSDAKPVHFNSGERLRIVLVNDTMMNHPIHLHGMWSEMENPQGQFQVRKHTINVQPAQRITYAVSADNPGRWAYHCHLLYHMEAGMFREVVVS from the coding sequence ATGAACCTGTTTTCCCCGCCCCCTGCAGATTTGTCGCGGCGACGTTTCGTCCAGGGTGTCGCCATCGGCGGCGCTGTGGCCGGTTTGGGCCTGCTGCGTCCCTCGAACGTCTGGGCATTGACCAACCCCGGTCACCCCACGGTGCTGAGCGGCACCGACTTCGCGCTGGATATCGCCGAAACACCGGTCAACTACACCGGTGCCACGCGTCTGGCCACCACGGTCAATGGCGGCATCCCTGGCCCGATCCTGCGCTGGAAGGAAGGCACCACGGTGAACCTGCGCGTGACCAACCGACTGCGCGTGCCGACTTCGATCCACTGGCACGGCATCATCCTGCCGTTTCAGGAAGATGGCGTGCCCGGCATCAGTTTCGATGGCATTGCGCCCGGCGAAACCTTCCTCTATCAGTTCAAGGTGCGTCAGTCCGGCACCTACTGGTATCACTCGCATTCGGGTTTCCAGGAACAGACGGGTCTGTACGGCCCGCTGGTGATTGAACCCGCCGGCCCCGATCGCCATCCCACCGATCGCGATTATGTGGTGATGCTCAACGACTGGACCGACGAAAATCCCGAACGGATTTTCGCCAAGCTTAAGAAACAGAGCGACTACTACAACTTCGCCCAGCCCACCGTGCCGGATTTCTTCCGCGATGTGCGCGAGAAAGGCCTGAGTCAAGCCCTGGCCATGCGCAAGATGTGGAACGAGATGCGCATGAATCCGACCGATTTTGGCGACGTTTCCGGCTACACCTACACCTATCTGATGAACGGTGCGGCACCGGCCGGCAACTGGACCGGTATCTTCAAACCCGGCGAGAAGCTTCGGCTGCGTTTCATCAACGGCTCGGCGCAGACGATCTTCGACGTGCGCATTCCGGGCCTGAAAATGACGGTGATCTCGGCCGACGGCCAGGACATCGAGCCGGTGTCGGTCGACGAATTCCGCATCTCGGTGGCCGAAACCTATGACGTTATCGTCGAGCCGCAGGAGGAACGCGCCTATACGCTGTTCGCCCAGTCAATCGACCGCTCGGGCTACGCCCGCGGCACCCTGGCACCACGCGCTGGCATGGAAGCGGAGGTGCCCAAGCCCGATCCCATTCAGTGGCTCGCCATGGATGACATGATGGGCGCGATGGCGATGGGTGGTTCCGGTCACGGCAGCATGCAAGGCATGTCGGGCATGAGTGGCATGCAGGGCATGGCCGGCATGGATCATGGTGCGATGCCAGGCATGACCGACCCTGCGCCTCCCGTGGTGCGGCACGCCCGCACGGAATACGGCCCCGGTGTCGACATGCACGTGGATATGCCGCGGACCAACCTCGACGATCCGGGCATCGGCCTGCGCGATAACGGTCGCCGGGTGCTGACCTACGCCGACCTGCACACGATCGGCGGCCCGATCGATGCACGCGAGCCCACTCGCGAGATCGAGTTGCACCTGACCGGCAACATGGAGCGCTTCATCTGGTCGTTCGACGGCGTGAAGTTCTCCGATGCCAAGCCGGTGCATTTCAACAGCGGCGAGCGGCTGCGCATCGTGCTGGTCAACGACACCATGATGAACCACCCGATACACCTCCATGGCATGTGGAGCGAGATGGAAAATCCGCAAGGCCAGTTCCAGGTACGCAAACACACCATCAACGTGCAGCCGGCGCAGCGCATCACCTATGCCGTGTCGGCGGACAATCCCGGCCGCTGGGCCTACCACTGCCACCTGCTGTACCACATGGAAGCTGGCATGTTCCGCGAGGTGGTGGTGTCATGA
- a CDS encoding DsbA family protein — protein sequence MNTSVETTPLVLYVFDAYCGWCYGFSQKMAEYEAAHRHRVRFDAISGGLFVGERALPIGAYPHIPGANARIASLSGVTFGAPYLDVLKDGRLMMNSADVAAGYAALREQAPDRAIELVHLVQEAFYLHGKNFSDPQTFVELARKAGLDDRRVASLLSSGEASRMAAADFRRARELGVASYPTVLYIQDDRIVPLPATGSTLEEFTAALNAAMADPRR from the coding sequence ATGAACACGTCTGTCGAAACCACTCCGCTGGTGTTGTACGTCTTCGACGCCTACTGCGGCTGGTGCTACGGCTTCTCGCAGAAAATGGCCGAGTATGAAGCGGCCCATCGCCACCGGGTTCGATTCGACGCGATCAGCGGCGGCCTGTTCGTGGGCGAGCGTGCTCTCCCCATAGGCGCTTACCCGCACATCCCCGGGGCGAATGCGCGCATTGCGAGCCTGTCCGGCGTGACGTTTGGCGCTCCGTATCTCGACGTGTTGAAGGACGGCCGTCTCATGATGAACTCGGCCGACGTCGCCGCCGGCTACGCGGCGCTCCGTGAGCAGGCGCCGGATCGCGCCATCGAACTCGTGCACCTGGTCCAGGAGGCGTTCTACCTGCACGGCAAGAACTTTTCCGACCCGCAAACCTTTGTGGAGCTTGCACGGAAGGCCGGCCTCGACGACCGTCGGGTGGCCTCGCTGCTGAGTTCCGGCGAGGCGTCCCGGATGGCCGCGGCGGACTTCCGGCGCGCGCGCGAACTCGGTGTGGCGAGTTACCCCACGGTGCTCTACATCCAGGATGATCGCATCGTGCCGTTGCCGGCGACCGGATCGACCCTGGAGGAATTCACCGCCGCCTTGAACGCGGCGATGGCCGACCCCCGACGATAG
- a CDS encoding carbon-nitrogen hydrolase family protein, giving the protein MSLIKAAVVQAAPGLFDTKRTVEKLAELTRDAAARGANLVVFPEAFVGGYPKGLDFGARLGSRSAEGREEFRRYYEGAMTVPGAEAVRIGDIARDNGVHLVVGIIERDGGTLYCSTLTYAPSGKLLHKHRKLMPTALERLVWGFGDGSTIGVVDSDIGRIGSVICWENYMPLLRAAMYAQGVELYCAPTVDDRDTWLPTMRTIALEGRCFVISACQYLTRGDGPADYAPIQGDDPATVLIRGGSCIVDPLGNVLVEPDFTGETIKVAEIDRRMIARGKYDLDVVGHYARPDVFQLFVDTRSKSAVTFDSPRLPPPGSDTIDAGQTQEGS; this is encoded by the coding sequence ATGTCCCTCATCAAAGCCGCCGTCGTTCAAGCCGCCCCGGGACTGTTCGATACGAAGAGAACCGTGGAAAAGCTCGCCGAGCTGACCCGCGATGCGGCCGCCAGGGGTGCGAACCTCGTGGTCTTTCCGGAAGCCTTCGTCGGCGGCTACCCCAAGGGACTCGACTTCGGAGCGCGGCTCGGCAGCCGAAGCGCGGAGGGGCGCGAGGAATTCCGGCGTTACTACGAGGGCGCCATGACCGTTCCCGGCGCCGAAGCCGTCCGCATCGGCGACATCGCGCGCGACAATGGCGTCCATCTCGTCGTCGGCATCATCGAACGGGACGGCGGCACGCTCTATTGCTCGACGCTCACCTATGCACCGTCGGGCAAGCTCCTCCACAAACACCGCAAACTGATGCCGACGGCCCTGGAACGCCTGGTCTGGGGGTTCGGCGACGGTTCGACCATCGGCGTCGTCGACTCGGACATCGGGCGGATCGGCAGCGTCATCTGCTGGGAGAACTACATGCCGCTGCTGCGCGCGGCCATGTACGCACAGGGTGTCGAGCTCTACTGCGCGCCGACCGTGGACGATCGCGATACCTGGCTGCCGACGATGCGCACCATCGCGCTCGAAGGGCGCTGCTTCGTGATCTCGGCCTGCCAGTACCTGACGCGCGGCGACGGCCCGGCGGACTACGCCCCGATCCAGGGTGATGACCCGGCAACGGTGCTGATCCGGGGTGGCTCTTGCATCGTCGATCCGCTCGGCAACGTGCTGGTCGAGCCCGATTTCACCGGCGAGACGATCAAGGTCGCCGAGATCGACCGGCGGATGATCGCGCGCGGCAAGTACGATCTCGACGTCGTGGGCCATTACGCAAGGCCCGACGTCTTCCAGCTCTTCGTCGACACGCGGTCGAAGTCGGCCGTTACCTTCGACAGCCCCCGTCTTCCGCCTCCCGGCTCGGATACCATCGACGCCGGGCAAACCCAGGAGGGCTCGTGA